DNA from Halobaculum sp. XH14:
TTGCCCATCTGGCGCGCGAAGGCGAACTCCTGGCGGAGCTGTTCGAACTCGGAGATACGTTCCTGGGCCTCCTCGTCGTCCTCGACGGCCGCCTTCGCCTCGGCGAACCGGCGGTAGGCGGGCAGGTCGGCGATCGCCTCGCCGAGCCGGCCCGCGAGCGCGTCCACGTCCTCGCCCGTCGTCGCGTCGGCGTCGACCTCCGTCTCGATGCTCATGGACGAGCGTTGGTGTTGTGGTGGTAAAAGCGCCGCGACTGTGACGGCGCGGGTTCGGCCCCGCCGGCGGTCTGGCGAGCCCGGTCGGGCGAGCGCGGTCGGACGAACTCTGGTTCCGCGACCCCGCTCGATGGAACGCGTTCAGCCGAACAGCGCGTACGCGCCGGCCGCGACCGCGACGACGAGCGCGAGGACGGCCCAGTTCCGCGCGGTGTCGAACGAGCCGTACGGGCCGCCCTTCCGCGTGAACAGGTACGCGAAGTAGACGACGAGCGGCGAGGCTCGCAGCGGGAACGACACCGCGACGTTCGCGCCCAACTCCAGAACCAGCGTCATCGCCACCGCGGACCCCGCCGCCGCACCGGCGACGAGCAGGTCCTCCCGGACTGATTCGAGATCCATCGGGGGCCGGGGTGCTTACTCCTCGTCGGCGTCGAGCTCCTCGACGAGTTCGTCCGCATCCACGTCGACGTCGTCGAGCGCCTCCTCGACGTCCTCGACGTCGCCGCCGCCCATTCCGCCCATGCCACCCATCATGCCGCCCATGCCGCCCATCATGCCGCCGGAGCCGTCGATGACCTCCTCGACGATGACCTTGTCGAGCCCGAGCCGGCCCATCAGGTCCTGGGCGATCTGCTGTTTCGAGAACATCCACTGCTGGTTCATCTGCATCATGGGGGACGCCTCGATGTACAGCGTCTCCTTCTCGACGTCGCGGAGCTCGGTCTCCTTTTCCATCTCGCCCTCCTCGTTCTCGGTCGCCTCGAGGGTGACCTCCTCCTCGACGGTCTCGGACTCGATGCGGACCTCCGGCGCTTCCTGGAGGTACATCGCCAGCATGCTCGCGGCCTGCTCCTCGCGGTCCTCGACGATCCCGACGATCTCGTACTCGTACTCGAGGTCGTCGCCGGCCAGCGGGTGGTTGAAGTCGACGCGCGCGCGGCCGCCGATGACGGTCTCGAGGTAGCCCTGATCGCCGTCGACGGTCACCTGCGCGCCGGGGTAGCGGTCGTCCTCGGGGATCTTGTCGACGCTGACGGTCCGCACGTCGTCGGGGTCGAACGAGCCGAACCCTTCCTCGGCGGGGACGGTGACGACGTTCGAGTCGCCCACGTCCTTGCCGAGCAGGTCGTCGTCGACGCTCTCGAACACGTGGCCCTCGCCGACGACGACGGTGCGCGGGGAGAAGTCGTACTCCTCGTCGTCGATGCCGGCCTCCTCGGCGACCTCCTCGCTGGTGGTGTCGACGACCTGGCCCTCCTCCTCGTCCTCGCCGGGGACGGTCCGGACGGTGTACTCGAGCGTGACGAAGTCGTTCCGCTGGATTCCGTCCTCGCTCTCCTCGTCCGCCTCGGTCTCGCCGTCCGCGCCGGCATCCGCGGACTCGGCCGCGTCTGCCTGCTCTTCTTCGCTCATGTCCTGACGGTCGCTCGTCTGCTTCTTAACAGTCACGTTTCGGTCGGGGGCCGAAATCAGGGACGAGGGGGCTCACGGACGCGCCGGATCGCTGATGGCGTCGGAACGTCGGAATCTGGTCCCGACCCGGAAAACGCGACGCCGGGTCGGGCGAACACGACGCGGGGTCGCTCGAACGCGACGGGCACCCTTTTTCAGCGTCACGGCGCGTGGGTACGCACATGTACGAGGTCGAGGTGAAGGTGCGGGCCGACCACGACGCCGTGCGGGACCGACTCGCCGAACTCGGTGCCGAACGGGTCGGCGGGGTCACACAGACGGACGTGTACTACGACGCGCCCCACCGCGAGTTCGCCGAGACGGACGAGGCGCTTCGGCTCCGCCGCGAGCGGGGATCCGAAGACGGCGACGGGAACGCCGACGGACGGGCGGACGAATCGACCGAAACCCGGCTCACCTACAAGGGGCCGCTCGTCGAGCGGGCGTCCAAGACCCGCGAGGAACGCGAGACGGCGGTCGCGGATCCGAAGGCGATGCGGGGGATTCTCGACGGGCTCGGCTTCGAGCCGGCGGCGACCGTGGAGAAGGAGCGGGAGCGGTTCCTGCTCGACGGCTACACCGTCACGCTCGATTCTGTCGTGGGGCTGGGGGAGTTCCTCGAGGTCGAGGCGGAGGCCGCCGAATCGGAGATCGAGACCGTCAGGGAGGGTGCGCTCGACGTCCTCAGGGACCTCCGTCTGGACCCCGAGGAGAGGATCAGGACCTCGTACCTCGGCCTGCTGCTCGCCGCCGGGAGAGATGTCTCACAGTAATCGGCCGGCCTCGAATCGTTTCCGGAAGTTATAGTTCGAGCGCTCTCGACCGACTCGGTAATGAGGAACATCCAGGTGTCCGAACTCGACCGCGCGGCGGTCGAGGATCAGGACGTGGAGATCGTCGAACGGAAGGGGCTCGGCCATCCCGACTCCATCTGTGATGGCATCGCGGAGTCGGTCTCGCGGGCGCTCTCGCGGCTGTATCTCGACCGCGTCGGCAAGGTCCTCCACTACAACACCGACGAGACCCAGCTCGTCGCTGGCTCCGCCTCCCCGGCGTTCGGCGGCGGCGAGGTGCTCGAACCGATCTACGTGCTCATCGTCGGGCGCGCCACGAAGAAGTACGAGGGGCAGACGCTCCCCGTCGAACGGACGGCCATCGAGGCCGCGCGGGCGTACCTCCGGCGGAAGTTCCCCGAACTCGACGTCGGCGGGGACGTCATCCTCGACGTGAAGCTCGGCGAGGGCTCGGGCGACCTCCAGCAGGTGTTCGGCGAGGAGGGCGCACAGGTGCCCGAGGCGAACGACACCTCCTTCGGCGTCGGCCACGCGCCCCGGACCGAGACCGAGCGGATCGTCCTCGAGGCCGAGCACGCGCTCAACGGGCGGTACGGCGACGACCACCCAGAACTCGGCCAGGACATCAAGCTGATGGGCAAGCGCGAGGGCGACGAGATCGACATCACGGTCGCGGCCGCGATGGTCGACGCCCACGTCGAGGACATGGACGACTACGTGGCGGCCGTCGACGCGGTCGAGGCGTACGTCACCGACCTCGCCGAGGAGTACACCGACCGCGAGGTCCACGTGCAGGTGAACACCGCCGACGACCTCGCGGAGGGCGCGATCTACCTCACGACGACCGGCACCTCGGCCGAGCAGGGCGACGACGGTTCCGTCGGGCGCGGCAATCGAGCGAACGGGCTCATCACCCCGAACCGGCCGATGAGCATGGAGGCGACGTCCGGGAAGAACCCCGTCAACCACATCGGGAAGATCTACAACCTGCTTTCGACCGACATCGCCGAGGCGGTCGTCGCGGAGGTCGACGGCATCCGCGACCTCCAGGTCCGACTGCTCTCCCAGATCGGCCGCCCCATCGACCAGCCCCACGTCGCCGACGCGCAGGTCGTCACCGAGGACGGCGTCGCGGTCTCGGACGTGGAACCGGAGGTCCGCGCGATCGTCGACGAGCGGCTGGCGAACGTCACCGACGTCACCCGCCGCGTCATCGACGGCGACCTCTCCACCTTCTGACCGGCATCGGACGCACCTCGTCTCCGGTCCCGGCTGACGCCCCGGAACCACAGCACCGGGCTTCCGCGAAAAATCGGACCTACGCGTCGTCTTCCGCCAGCTCCGCCGCGAGGAACGCCGCGATGGACGCGTCGGCGCTCTCGACGAACCTGGCGACTTCCGTCCCGTCCCGCTCCACGACGACGGTCGGGATGAACTCGACGCCGTACTCGTCCATTCCGGGCCCCCGCTTCTCGCCGTCGACCTTCTCGACCGGGTACTGTTCGATCCGCTCGTCCGGCACGCCAGCCGCACCGAGCGCGGCCGCGAACGCGGGCAACTGGCTCGTGCAGTCACCACACCAGTCGCCGCCCCAGACCCTGAACGTCAGCGAGTCGTCCGCGAGCACGTCGATGGCTTCCGGCGGGGCCGCTCGGGACCCCACCGGATCCGGCCGCATCGTGTCGAGTCGGCTGCTCATACCCGGCGTAGGGAACCGGCCGGCATAACCCCGACGCCCGCGGCAGCGGCTGCACAGGACCGTGGCGAGCGTGGCGACCGTCCCGCGGGCCTGTCGGGTGCGGGGTCGAGTCGGCGGCCGGACGGCTAGGTGGCGTCGTCCCGTCGAGCGTTTGCCGGTGTCGGCGAGTGATTAAGGGGCACGTCCCGTAGCCACGTCCATGGACGACTCCGTGCTGGAGACGATCGGCTCGCCGCTCGTCCGGGTCGACTCGCCGCCCGGGACGACAGTCGCGGCGAAGCTGGAGTCACACAACCCGGGCGGGTCGGCGAAGGACCGTCCGGCGCGGTACATGGTCGAGGCCGCCGAGGCGGACGGCCTGCTGGAGCCGGGGGACGCCATCGTCGAACCCACCTCCGGGAACACGGGCGTCGGCCTCGCGCTCGTCGGCGCGGCGACGGGCTACGACGTGACGCTGGTGATGCCGGCCTCGAAGAGCGAGGAGCGCCGCCGGGTGATGAAGGCGTACGGCGCGGACATCGAACTCGTCGAGGGGAGCATCGAGGACGCGAAGGAGCACGCGGACGAACTGGAGGCCGACGGGATGGTACAGCTCCGCCAGTTCGAGAACGAGGCGAACCCGCGCTCGCACTACGAGACGACCGCCGAGGAGCTCCTGGACCAGCTCGAGGGACGAACCCCGGACGCGCTGGTCGCCGGCGTCGGCACCGGCGGCACCGTCACCGGGATCGGCAGACGGCTCCGCGAGGCGTTCCCGGCGATGGACGTCGTCGCGGTCGAACCGGAACGGAGCGCCGTCCTCTCGGGCGGGCCGGTCGAGGCTGACGAGTTCCAGGGGATGGGCCCGGGCTTTCTCAGCCCGAACCTGGACGTCGACCTGCTCGACGGCGTGTTCACCGTCGGCATCGGGGAGGCCGAAGCCGAGTGCCGACGGATCGCGCGCGAGGAGGGCGTTCTCGTCGGCCAGTCCGGCGGCGCGTCGAACCTGCGGGCGCGGGACGTCGCCCGCGCGTTCGCGGCCGGCGAGGACCCCGGCTACGGCGACGTGACTGCGGCGGGCTGGGAGCCGCGACCCGACGCCGGCGAGTCGGGCGCGGACCCGCTGGTCCTCACGGTGTTCCCGGACTCGGGCGAGCGGTACATGTCGACCGGGCTGTTCGACTGACGGCGACTCGGCGGGGGGAGCGCCCGACGCGGCCCCGGCGGTCAGCCCTCGAACTCCGCTTCGGTGACGCGCACCCTGACCGTCTCCTCGACGTCGTGCAGGTCGTACTCGGGCAGCGGCGCGTCGTCGCTCCGGGCGAGATACATCGGCTCCAGCAGTTCGCCGTCCTCGACGCCGTACACCTTCAGCAGCCGGTCGGTCTCCTCGGGCCTGACGTCGTCGTTCCGGACCTCGGTCGCGAGTTCGCGCGAGAGCCACTCGTCCTCGGAGACGGAGGGGTCCTTGACGAACGCCTCGTCGACGAACCGGACCAGATACCAGTTCAGGTCGTTCAGCAGCGAGACGGCCGCGCCGAGGCTCACGGTCTCGACGGCGATGCTGTTCTCGAACGGGGACGTGCGGTCGTAGGTGGAGAGCGCGTCCCGAGCCGTCTCCCGCGAGAGGAGCTCGTACCGGAGCTCCGAGCCCGGCTCCCCGACGAGACACACCGTTGGCATGGTTTCGCCTCGCCGCGGTCCGGCAAAGCGGTTACGCTCCTCGGCCCGATTCGTCGGGTCGCTGAACCGACCACGGGTGGAGGTGCCAGCCTCTCAGGCGTCGGGCCAGCGCTCGATGTACACCGTCTCGTCGGTGTAAAAGCGGATCGCGTCCTCCCCCTGCGCGTGGAGGTCGCCGAAGAAGGACTCCTTCGCCCCGCCGAAGTGGAAGAACGCCATCGGCGCCGCGGTACCGACGTTGACCCCGAGGTTCCCGGCGTCGACCTCGTGGCGGAACCGCCTCGCCTCGCCGCCGTCGCGGGTGAAGAGCGAGGCGGCGTTGCCGAACCGCGAGCCGTTCACGACGTCGAGCGCCTCCCCGAAGTCGGACGCGCGGACGAGCGCGAGCACCGGGCCGAAGATCTCCTCGCGGGCGAGCGCGTCGTCGGGGTCGACGTCGCCGAAGATCGTCGGGCCGAGATACGACCCCTCGCCGGGGACGTCGCGCTCGCGCCCGTCGAGCAGCAGCCGCCCGCCCTCCGCCACGCCGGTCTCGACGTACTCCAGGACGGACTCGCGGTGGGCCGCCGAGACGAGCGGCCCCATCTCCGTGTCGGCGTCCAGCCCCGGGCCGACGGTCAGGTCGCCGGTCGCGTCCACGAGCGCCTCGGCGAACGGCTCGTACACCGCGTCCTCGACGACCGCGACAGGGTTCGCCAGACAGCGCTGGCCGGCGTTCGCGAACGCGGAGCTGACGGTCTGTTCGACCGCGTGCTCGAGGTCGGCCTCCGCGGAGACGACGATGTGGTTCTTCGCGCCCCCCTGCGCCTGCACGCGCTTGCCCGCCCCGGCCGCCGTCTCGTACACGTGTCGGGCGATCGGCGTGGAGCCGACGAAGGAGACGCCCTCGATCCCGTCGTGGGTGATGAGCCGGTTCACCGTGTCCGGCCCGCCGTGGACGACGTTGACGACGCCGTCCGGGAACCCTGCCTCCTCGACGAGTTCGGCGATGCGGACGGCCGTGAACGGGTCGCGTTCGCTGGGCTTCAGCACGAACGTGTTCCCCGTGGCGACGGCGTACGGCAGGAACCACAGCGGGATCATCGCGGGGAAGTTGAACGGCGTCACCGCGAGGAACGTCCCGAGCGGCTTCCGGACGGCCGTCTCGTCGATGTCCGGCGCGGCGTGCGGGAGGTGACCCGCCTGCATGAGGCTGGGCGCGCCACAGGCGACCTCGACGTTCTCGATGCCGCGACGAATCTCGCCGAGCGCCTCGTCGGTCGTCTTGCCGTGTTCGGTCACGAGCGTCTCGGCGAGCGACTCCTGGTTCCCCTCGAGGAGCCGTTTCAGCCGGAACAGCGGCTGGATCCGCGCCTCGACGGCCGTCTCGCTCCAGTCCTCGAACGCCTCGTTCGCCGCGGCGACCGCGTCGTCGACGTCCCCCGCCGAGGAGAAGTCGACGCGGCCGACCGACTCGCCGGTCGCGGGGTTCACCACGTCCCGCCCCTCGTCGCCGGCGGGTCGCCGCCACGTTCCGCCCGCGTAGTTTCGCACCGTCTCGGCCGTGGGTGGTCCGTCCATGTCACTCGGTGACGTCTCCCGGTGCAAAGAACTGTGGTCACCGGCCAGCGCTTCCGTTCGGGAACGACCTTCGGGTCGGTCTCGTGGACTCAGGGGTGTGCGTAGTAGGCGACCGTCTCGTCGGGGTCGACGCGGTCGTAGCGCGCGAAGCCGACGCGCTCGAACTGGACCACATCGTCCGGTTCGTACGAGGCGTAGCCGGGTTCGGCGCGGCCGTGGACGTCGCCCTCGACGGTCCGGAGCCTGACCGGGACGTTGTCGCCCGCGGGCACCCAGTGGACGACCGGGACGCCCTCCTCGCGGACCATCTCGATGTCGGTGCCGACCCAGTCGAGCGCGTCGCCCTCGCGCCGGAGACAGCCGTACCCCTTCAGCCAGACGCGCTCGCCCTCGGCCGGCAGGTCGTCGGGTTCGACGAGCACGGCGTCGTCGACGGGGATGTCGCGCCGGCCGCGGTCCTCGTGGTTCGGGTGGAGCGGCGGGGTGCCGGCGGCGGGCCTGTCCGCGCCGGTCACGGCGATTCGCTCGCCGTCGCGCACGAGGAACCGGCGGTCGGTGTCCTCGTCGATGGCGTTGCGGTTGTTCGCGTACACCGCCGACATCGCCAGATCGACGTCGCTGGTCGACATGCCGAGTTCGACCATCGCGTCGACGAGCGCCTGGCCGCGGATGCCGCGGCGGCGGATCGACTTGATCGTCGGGACGCGCGGGTCGTCCCAGCCGTCGAGTTCGCCGGTCTCGATGCGCTCCTTGATCGTCGAGGTCGACAGCTTCACGTCGTACTCGTCGACCTGGACGTGGCCCCAGTGGAGCACCTCGGGGTACTCCCAGCCGAAGTAGTCGTAGACGAACCCCTGGCGCTTCGCGGAGTCCTGCAGGTCGATGCCGCGGACGATGTGGGTGACGCCCGTCAGGTGGTCGTCGATGCCCGACTGGAAGTCGAGCATCGGCCACGCGCGGTACGACTCCGCCTCGGGCCGCGGGTGGGGCGTCTCGACGACGCGGAAGGCGACGAAGTCCCGCAGCGCCGGGTTCTTGTGTTCGATGTCGGTCTTGACGCGGAGGACCAGCTCGCCGTCGCCGTACTCGCCCGCGACCATCGCGTCGAACTCCTCGCGGACCGTCTCGGCGTCCTTGTCGCGGTGGGGACAGGCCTCGCCGTCGGCCTTCAGGCTACGGAACTCCTCGGCGGGACACGAGCAGGTGTACGCGCCGCCCAGGTCGATGAGCTCCCGGGCGTGCTCGTAGTACGTCTCGACGCGGTCGGAGGCCCGCAGCACCTCGTCGGGCTCGAACCCGAGGTAGTCGACGTCCTCGAGGATGGCGTCGTAGGCCCACAGGAGCGGGCGGCCGACGCCAGTGTCCGGGTTCGTGTCGTCGAAGCGGACGATGAAGTGGCCGTCGTAGCGCTCGGCGTACGTGCCGATGACCGAGGGCATCCGCGCGTGGCCGATGTGCCACGGGCCGTTGGGGTTCGGCGCGGCGCGCATCCGGATCTCGTCGTACTCGTCCGCGTTCGGGAGGTCCGGAAGGGCCCGCTCGTCGGTCTCCTCGTCGGCGTCGAGTTCCGCCAGCAGGTCGGGCGCGAGTTCGGCCAGGCGGTCGCGTCGGGCCGACTCGTCCATGCCCGCGACCTCGTTCGCCACGGGCGCGACGACGCCGGGGATCTCGTCGCCGTGCTGCCGGAACTCGGGGTTCTCACCCATCAGCGGGCCCATGATCGCGCCGACCTCGGGGTCGGAGCCGTGTTTCAGCGCGTTGTACAGCGCGGCCGTCTCGGCGGCCGCGCGCACGCGCTCTCGCATGTCGTCGTCCATTGGAGTCGGCTTCGCCGGCCGCACCAAAAAGGGGCGTGAAACGTCGGGCACACCCGGGTAGGGGCAACCGGCGTGACGGGCGTCCGGGGGATATGGATGTCGACGTTTCACGCGGTTTCAGCCGTCACCCGGCCGGTAAGACCCGCCTACGCGGCGTCCGAACCGTCGGTCCGGGTCCTCGACCGCCTCGACGGGTAACGTTTTGCGCGTGCCGCGCGTTCGCCCGCCAATGACCGTGTTCTTCGAGGACGTGAGCGAGGGTGACCGGTCCGAGTACGGCAGCTACGAGGTGACCCGCGAGGAGATCATCAGGTTCGCCGAACAGTACGACCCGCAGTGGTTCCACGTCGACGAGGAGCGGATCGAGCGAGAATCGCCCTACGGCGGGCTCATCGCGTCCGGCTGGCACACCGCCGCGATGACGATGCGCATGCTCGTCGAGGCGGAGTTCAGGGATGCCGCCTCCGTCGGCGCGAAGGGCACCGACGAACTCCGCTGGTGGCGACCGGTTCGTCCCGGCGACACGCTCCGCATCGAGACGGAGATCGTCGAGACCGTCCCCGAGTCCCCGGAGCGCGGGCTGGTTCGCGTGCGGGTGGAGACGTACGACGGCGACGACGAGCGCGTGTTCTCGATGATCGGCAACGTGATGTATCTCACCCGCGACGGCTGATCGGTCGGTTCATTCCCCGTGGCGCTGGCCGGAGCGGGATCGTCTCACCGATCCGAGAATCGTCCGTTGCCGAGTCGTCTCACCGATCCGACTCCCGGTCGAGGTCGGCCGCCTCGAGGTCCCGTGCCGCCTTCCGGAACACGCCGGTGAGCGTGCTCACCTCCTTGTCGGTCGGGTGCGCCCGGCCGACCAGCCGCCGGATCAGCCGCTCGGTGCGCTCCCGCTTGTGGTCGCGGTGTTCGACCGAATCGAGGAACGACGAGAACTGCTCGTAGAGCCGTTCGACGTCGGGTTCGGCGGCCCGCTCGCGCTCCACGTCCGGCAACTGCGTCTCCTCGACGAACAGGGTTCGTAGCTCGTACAGCGTCACCGTCGCGGCCTGGCCCAGGTTGAGCACCGGGTACTCGGCGCTCGCCGGGATCGAACAGATCTCGTCGATGCGCGCGAGTTCGTCGTTGTTCAGCCCGCGGCCCTCGCGGCCGAACACGAGCGCCGTGTCGGCCTCGACGGTCGCCAGCGACTCGCTCACATCCGCGGGGGTCGAGAACGGGAACCGGACGTGTCGTCGGGCGTCCTCGCCGGTGATCGCGGTGCAGCCGACGGTGTGGTAGCGCTCGACCACCGAGTCGAAGGTGACGGTCTCGGCGTTCGGGAGCACGTCCTCGCGCGCGTGCCCGGCGAACCCATACGCCTCGCCACCCTCGGTCAGTTCGGGCGGGTTCACCAGCTTCAGGTCCGAGAGCCCGAAGTTCTTCATCGCCCGCGCGACGGTGCCGACGTTCCCCGGCGTCTCGGGCTCGACGAGGACGACGACGTACTCGCTGTCGTCCCCGGTTTCCCGGCCGCCTCCGGCGCCCTCCTCGGCGTCCAGTTCGTCGTCGCCGTCGGACCCGCCGCGGCTCATTGGGGGTACTCGCGATTCAGGTCGAGGTCGTCGATGCCGTCGAGTCCGTCGTCGCCGTCGGTCCCGGCAGACTCGGCACCGTCGCGCTCGCCGTCGCCGTCGAAGTCCGACCGCTCGTCTTCCAGCAGTTCCTGCTCGCGCTCGTAGATCTCCTCCGGGTCCGGGAGGTTCGGCAGGTCGTCGGGGTCCGTCTCGACGTGATCGACGCCGCCGTAGCCGTCCGGCGCGCGCCCGCCGTCCGCGAACCACTCGTGGAACTCGTCCCGCAGTTCGGGCTCGCCGGCGAGCCGCGTGCCGCCCTCCTCCTGGAACCAGTAGCTGAAGTCGGGTTCGTGCCGATCACACAGCAGGATCTCCTCCAGGGGTTCGCCGTACACGACCGTCGCCTCGCGGCAGCGTCGCTTCTCCTCCTCGCCGTGGATCAGGTAGCACGCGTCACACGGTTTGCCCATGACGACCTGGAGCCGGAGCAGCCGGTGTCGCGGCCCCTTCGGCATCTCCTCCAGGGGTCGCCACGTCCCCGCCTCGGTGAAGACGTCCGCCTCGTCGAAGCGCCAGCCGCGCAGGCCGATGCTCACCTTTCCCATTGGTTCGGGGTAGCGGGGCAGGTGGGATAAACGACGCGTTCGCTCGATGATATCCTGCTTGGGGCCAGAAACTCGTGGTCGAGCAGGTGGTGACGACCGCCTCGAAAGCCCCCGGCTGGCTACGCTCCCGCGGCACGCGCTGCGCGCTTCACGCTCACTTCGTTCGCGTTGCAGTGCTTGCGGCGCCGGGGTTCGCGTAGCCAGCCGGCCCCTTTCATTCCCACCCGACCACCCAGCACCGCAGCCTCGCCCTCCCTTACCTCGGAGCACGCTCCTCGGAACTCACCCTCGCTCCGCTCGCGTGAACAGCCTCCTGCGCTCCTCGCTCGCAGGCTCGCTCAGGTGCTCGTCCCTCGCGCGCGTCGTCTCGCCCCTCCGGGGCTCGCCGTCACGCGCGCCAGTCGGCTGATTCCCATCCCGGAGCGAATAGCCAACGACCCCGAAGCGCCGTTCCGCGACCGCAACACCGAAGCGCGCGCCGGCCGACCGCCCACCAATGCGAACCGTCGACGCCGCGGGCCTCGGAATCGGCGACGAACACCCGCCCCGGATCATGGGCGTGCTCAACGTCTCCGCGGAGTCGCCCTACTCCCCGAGCGTGTTCGACGACCCGGGCGAGGCGGCCGCCTACGTGGACGAGGAGCTGATCGACGAGGGCGCGGACGTCGTCGACGTCGGCCTCGAATCGGCGAACAAGCGCTTCGAGGTGCTCTCGGCGGAACAGGAACTCGACCGGCTCGACACTGCGGTCGAGACCGTCGAGTCCGTCTCGGGCGACGCCGTGTTCTCCATCGAGACGCGCTACCACGAGGTCGCCGACGCCGCGCTCTCGCGCGGGTTCGACATGGTGAACGACATCTGCGGCTTCGCCGACCCGGAAATGCCCGCGACCTGCGAGGAGTACGACGCCGCCGTGGCGAAGATGGCCTCGCCCCCCGACCTCGAACGCCCCGGCGCGGTGGAGGACGTGGACGACATCTACGAGGCGCTCTCGCTCAACGGCTTCACCGAGAAGACCATCCTCGACCCGGCGTTCGGCGGCTGGTCGGAGGCGAAGACGACCGCGGACGACCGCGAGACGTTCCGCAGGCTCCGGGAGTTCCGCGGCTACGGCCGACCGCTGCTCGTCTCCATCAACCGCAAGAACTTCCTCCGCGAGGTCGCCGGCCGCGACACCGAGGACGCGCTGCCCGTCTCGCTGGCCGCGACGTCGATGGCCGTCGAGCGCGGCGCACACGTGATCCGAACGCACGACGTGGCCGAGACGCGCGACGCCGCTCTCATCGGCGAGGCGTTCGCGGGGGACCGGGTCCGCCGGGACGGCGACGTCTCGGTGGAGGAACTCGACGTGACCACGCCTGACGAGGCGCGACGGCACCTCGACCGCCTCGGCGGCGACGCCGAACGCGCGGCGGACGCCGTGACGCGGGTGTTCGAGTTCGACGGCCTCTCGGCCGAGGAGGCGGGCGCGTTCCGGGCCGG
Protein-coding regions in this window:
- a CDS encoding glutamate--tRNA ligase, giving the protein MDDDMRERVRAAAETAALYNALKHGSDPEVGAIMGPLMGENPEFRQHGDEIPGVVAPVANEVAGMDESARRDRLAELAPDLLAELDADEETDERALPDLPNADEYDEIRMRAAPNPNGPWHIGHARMPSVIGTYAERYDGHFIVRFDDTNPDTGVGRPLLWAYDAILEDVDYLGFEPDEVLRASDRVETYYEHARELIDLGGAYTCSCPAEEFRSLKADGEACPHRDKDAETVREEFDAMVAGEYGDGELVLRVKTDIEHKNPALRDFVAFRVVETPHPRPEAESYRAWPMLDFQSGIDDHLTGVTHIVRGIDLQDSAKRQGFVYDYFGWEYPEVLHWGHVQVDEYDVKLSTSTIKERIETGELDGWDDPRVPTIKSIRRRGIRGQALVDAMVELGMSTSDVDLAMSAVYANNRNAIDEDTDRRFLVRDGERIAVTGADRPAAGTPPLHPNHEDRGRRDIPVDDAVLVEPDDLPAEGERVWLKGYGCLRREGDALDWVGTDIEMVREEGVPVVHWVPAGDNVPVRLRTVEGDVHGRAEPGYASYEPDDVVQFERVGFARYDRVDPDETVAYYAHP
- a CDS encoding MaoC family dehydratase, yielding MTVFFEDVSEGDRSEYGSYEVTREEIIRFAEQYDPQWFHVDEERIERESPYGGLIASGWHTAAMTMRMLVEAEFRDAASVGAKGTDELRWWRPVRPGDTLRIETEIVETVPESPERGLVRVRVETYDGDDERVFSMIGNVMYLTRDG
- a CDS encoding RNA methyltransferase, producing the protein MSRGGSDGDDELDAEEGAGGGRETGDDSEYVVVLVEPETPGNVGTVARAMKNFGLSDLKLVNPPELTEGGEAYGFAGHAREDVLPNAETVTFDSVVERYHTVGCTAITGEDARRHVRFPFSTPADVSESLATVEADTALVFGREGRGLNNDELARIDEICSIPASAEYPVLNLGQAATVTLYELRTLFVEETQLPDVERERAAEPDVERLYEQFSSFLDSVEHRDHKRERTERLIRRLVGRAHPTDKEVSTLTGVFRKAARDLEAADLDRESDR
- a CDS encoding dihydropteroate synthase, with the translated sequence MRTVDAAGLGIGDEHPPRIMGVLNVSAESPYSPSVFDDPGEAAAYVDEELIDEGADVVDVGLESANKRFEVLSAEQELDRLDTAVETVESVSGDAVFSIETRYHEVADAALSRGFDMVNDICGFADPEMPATCEEYDAAVAKMASPPDLERPGAVEDVDDIYEALSLNGFTEKTILDPAFGGWSEAKTTADDRETFRRLREFRGYGRPLLVSINRKNFLREVAGRDTEDALPVSLAATSMAVERGAHVIRTHDVAETRDAALIGEAFAGDRVRRDGDVSVEELDVTTPDEARRHLDRLGGDAERAADAVTRVFEFDGLSAEEAGAFRAGAAESGAVAVIGAEGTAALLIGTPADLERAGSAISGVSTALDAALGPLVTSAE